The nucleotide window CTCGCGACGAACATCCCGTACGCGCGCCGCGCGAACGGCAGATATTCGGCGGCGCCGCGGTCCGCGCGGACGTAGCCGTAGATCGAGGCGAGGCCGCAGAAGAGCGCGGCCCAGAGCGTGGCGACTCCTGGCCAGAACATCAGGATTTCACTCCGTACTGCCGTTCGGTTTCCTGCCCCTGGTACTTCGAGGGGCACTTCACGAGGAGCTTCTCGGCGTGGAGCGCGCCCGATTGGTAGCGGCCGATCGCGACGATCGACAGCGCGTCGCGGAAATTCGCGGGCTTGATCCCCCGGTAGACGACCGGGAGCGTCCGTCCGTGCTCGTCGATGATCGAGAAGGCGAGCTCCTGCGAGCTCTCGTCGTACTTCTCGCTTCCCTTTTCGAGCGAGCCCATCACCTGGACCGAGCCGGCGGTCTTCATGGCGACGTCGAAGGTGACGTAGGGGGTGAGCGTCGTCCGGAAGGCGGTGACCCCGAGCACCAGGAAACCGACGGCGAGAATCGCGGCGAAGATGTATCCCTTTTTCATGGCCTGATCATCCTGTCTTCGAGGGATAACCCTCCTGATCCAAATGAATCAAACTGATCGAATCGCTCATTCCGGAGGTCCGGACCGCCGCTCGGCCGCCTTCAGGCGCGAGTCGAGCCGGAGGAGATAGATCCACAGTCCTATCCAGATGACAGCGTTGCACGCGGCGACGAATCCCAGTGCGGTCATGCGGTCCTCACTCCAACGTCCGAAGGGAACGTTTCATTCTCTCGAGCCGGCGGTCGAGGTCCCAAACCCAGAAGAAGAGCGCCGTGAAACCGGCCAGCGCCGTGAAGAAGACGACCCGGGTCGGGGTGTCCATCAGGATCTTCCCCTGCCGGTTGATGACGGTCTGCGGGTGAAGCGATGCCGTCACCCTCGGCACGACGAACATGAGGAACGGCATGACGAAACCGGAAAACAGGGCATACACGGCGCAGAACACGCCCCGCCGTTCCGGGTCGGTGATCGCGCCCCGCAGGAAGAGGTACGCGGCATAGAGAAAAAGGAGCAGAACGATCGAGGTCTCCCGCGGGTCCCAGTTCCAGTAGGACCCCCACATGACGTCCGCGAAAATCGAGCCGGTCACGGTCGCGAGCACCGAGTAAAGGAACCCCTGCCGGACGGCCGCGGCGGCCGACTCGTCGGAGAAAGCGTCCCGCTTGACGAGGTGGACGATCGAGGCGACCGCGGCGACGATGAAGGCGAGTGTGGCC belongs to Thermoanaerobaculia bacterium and includes:
- a CDS encoding CcmD family protein, with the translated sequence MTALGFVAACNAVIWIGLWIYLLRLDSRLKAAERRSGPPE
- a CDS encoding cytochrome c maturation protein CcmE — translated: MKKGYIFAAILAVGFLVLGVTAFRTTLTPYVTFDVAMKTAGSVQVMGSLEKGSEKYDESSQELAFSIIDEHGRTLPVVYRGIKPANFRDALSIVAIGRYQSGALHAEKLLVKCPSKYQGQETERQYGVKS
- the ccsA gene encoding cytochrome c biogenesis protein CcsA, whose protein sequence is MKLLKWLLGPYLLAVIVAAFLWPQPAKGFIGESSRIVFFHVPCAWTATLAFIVAAVASIVHLVKRDAFSDESAAAAVRQGFLYSVLATVTGSIFADVMWGSYWNWDPRETSIVLLLFLYAAYLFLRGAITDPERRGVFCAVYALFSGFVMPFLMFVVPRVTASLHPQTVINRQGKILMDTPTRVVFFTALAGFTALFFWVWDLDRRLERMKRSLRTLE